The following are encoded together in the Hoplias malabaricus isolate fHopMal1 chromosome 3, fHopMal1.hap1, whole genome shotgun sequence genome:
- the bcl6aa gene encoding BCL6A transcription repressor a isoform X1, translating to MPHSMQQSHAQQVLHLCQGMGRTRAWSPKRTYPDLDKMSCAADSCIQFTRHASDVLLNLNRLRSRDILTDVTILVNRQQFRAHKTVLMACSGLFYTIFTDSLKCNLNAISLDPKVDPEGFAILLEFMYTSRLTLKESLIMAVMNTAIYLQMDHVVDTCHRFIKSSDSSIKLPREDFLVSPLLLPQDVHSYRTHEVVENLPGRAGPFRDGRPYGPGIFNGVNTPSSSYHLYSQFPMQSFPFPLCKLTDAKNTFPDFSKGGPIQHKHCSPADSNSSLLADYARSTTSGSSSVCHVGPYSARELGRNEEMKRESLEGLVQSIGISSRKHGMSSLAQEQQRELSKEQGPLAEEDLTHQHYSMGMPPSGRKTLMSSPQSPLKSDCQPNSPTESSSSKNAALSQASQPPTPQGTQDPKARNWKKYKFIVLNQSTKEEDSGPHDSEMRSPQRLGLPTFHPTSETDHPDSQSTNNKLSDHSDDFTVPQASRLNNIINRTLEGSQRNGDSHSSLYMSHLKCTSCGSQSPQHSDVCPNTPGSRLTEEMSELHSEYSDSSCENGTYFCNECDSKFAEEEVLKRHMLQVHSDKPYKCDRCQAAFRYKGNLASHKTVHTGEKPYRCNICGAQFNRPANLKTHTRIHSGEKPYKCETCGARFVQVAHLRAHVLIHTGEKPYPCEICGTRFRHLQTLKSHLRIHTGEKPYHCEKCNLHFRHKSQLRLHLRQKHGAITNTKIQYRMSTTDLPTDLTKAC from the exons ATGCCCCACTCCATGCAGCAGAGCCACG CCCAGCAAGTGCTCCACCTGTGTCAGGGCATGGGCAGGACGAGGGCCTGGAGCCCCAAACGCACTTACCCAG ATCTTGACAAAATGTCCTGTGCAGCAGACAGCTGCATCCAGTTCACACGCCATGCAAGTGACGTCCTTCTCAACCTGAATCGGCTTCGCAGCAGAGATATTCTCACAGATGTCACCATTCTGGTCAACAGACAACAGTTTCGTGCCCACAAAACAGTCCTCATGGCATGCAG TGGGCTTTTCTACACAATCTTCACTGACTCGCTAAAATGCAACCTAAACGCTATCAGTCTGGACCCGAAAGTTGACCCAGAGGGCTTCGCAATCCTGCTGGAGTTTATGTACACTTCACGTCTCACGCTGAAGGAGAGCCTCATCATGGCCGTCATGAACACAGCCATTTATCTGCAGATGGACCACGTCGTTGATACCTGCCACAGATTCATTAAGTCCAG TGACTCCTCTATCAAACTGCCCAGAGAGGACTTCCTTGTCAGCCCTCTGCTTTTACCTCAAGACGTTCACAGTTACAGAACGCACGAGGTGGTAGAGAATTTACCGGGCAGAGCAGGTCCTTTCAGAGACGGGAGGCCCTATGGTCCTGGCATATTCAATGGAGTTAACACTCCTAGTAGCTCCTATCATCTTTATAGCCAGTTTCCCATGCAGAGTTTCCCCTTCCCTCTCTGTAAGCTGACGGATGCCAAAAATACTTTCCCTGATTTCTCCAAAGGAGGCCCCATTCAACACAAACACTGCTCTCCAGCTGACAGTAACAGTTCCTTGTTGGCTGACTATGCTCGCAGCACCACTAGTGGGTCCTCAAGCGTGTGTCATGTGGGTCCTTACTCTGCCCGGGAGCTGGGCAGAAATgaagagatgaagagagagagcctGGAAGGATTGGTGCAGTCCATTGGCATCAGCTCTAGAAAGCATGGAATGTCCAGCCTGGCCCAGGAGCAGCAAAGGGAGCTGAGTAAAGAGCAGGGCCCTCTGGCTGAAGAGGATCTGACCCACCAACACTACTCCATGGGCATGCCTCCCAGTGGCCGCAAGACGCTAATGAGCAGTCCCCAGAGCCCTCTGAAGTCTGACTGCCAGCCCAATTCTCCCACAGAGTCAAGCAGTAGCAAGAACGCTGCCCTCTCACAAGCCTCACAGCCTCCGACTCCACAAGGCACACAGGACCCCAAGGCTCGCAACTGGAAAAAGTACAAATTTATCGTGCTCAATCAGAGCACCAAGGAGGAAGACAGCGGTCCTCATGACTCTGAGATGCGCTCACCACAGCGTCTGGGACTGCCCACTTTCCATCCAACTTCTGAGACTGACCACCCAGATTCACAGTCCACCAACAACAAATTGAGTGACCACAGCGATGACTTCACGGTACCCCAAGCCAGCCGTCTCAACAACATCATTAACAG AACTCTGGAAGGATCACAGAGGAACGGTGACAGCCACTCTTCTCTTTATATGAGCCACTTAAAGTGCACCTCCTGCGGCTCACAGTCCCCACAGCACTCAGACGTCTGTCCCAACACTCCTGGCTCACGTCTTACGGAGGAAATGTCTGAGCTCCACTCAGAGTACTCTGACTCCAGCTGTG AAAACGGTACGTACTTCTGTAATGAATGCGACTCCAAATTTGCAGAAGAGGAGGTTTTGAAACGCCACATGCTTCAGGTCCACAGTGACAAGCCATACAAATGCGATCGGTGTCAAGCAGCATTCCGCTACAAAGGAAACCTTGCCAGCCATAAGACAGTACACAcag GAGAGAAGCCGTACCGGTGCAACATCTGCGGTGCACAGTTCAATAGGCCAGCTAACCTCAAGACCCACACGCGAATTCACTCTGGAGAAAAGCCATACAAGTGCGAGACGTGCGGAGCTCGATTTGTTCAG GTTGCTCACCTGCGCGCCCACGTTCTGATCCACACGGGAGAGAAGCCATATCCCTGTGAAATTTGTGGCACTCGTTTCCGACACCTGCAGACGCTAAAGAGTCACCTGCGCATACACACGGGAGAAAAGCCCTATCAT TGTGAGAAATGCAACTTGCACTTTCGCCACAAGAGTCAGCTGCGGCTGCACCTTCGGCAGAAACACGGCGCAATCACCAACACCAAGATTCAGTACCGCATGTCCACAACAGACCTGCCTACTGACCTGACCAAGGCTTGCTGA
- the bcl6aa gene encoding BCL6A transcription repressor a isoform X2, with protein sequence MQEVSRKALPDLDKMSCAADSCIQFTRHASDVLLNLNRLRSRDILTDVTILVNRQQFRAHKTVLMACSGLFYTIFTDSLKCNLNAISLDPKVDPEGFAILLEFMYTSRLTLKESLIMAVMNTAIYLQMDHVVDTCHRFIKSSDSSIKLPREDFLVSPLLLPQDVHSYRTHEVVENLPGRAGPFRDGRPYGPGIFNGVNTPSSSYHLYSQFPMQSFPFPLCKLTDAKNTFPDFSKGGPIQHKHCSPADSNSSLLADYARSTTSGSSSVCHVGPYSARELGRNEEMKRESLEGLVQSIGISSRKHGMSSLAQEQQRELSKEQGPLAEEDLTHQHYSMGMPPSGRKTLMSSPQSPLKSDCQPNSPTESSSSKNAALSQASQPPTPQGTQDPKARNWKKYKFIVLNQSTKEEDSGPHDSEMRSPQRLGLPTFHPTSETDHPDSQSTNNKLSDHSDDFTVPQASRLNNIINRTLEGSQRNGDSHSSLYMSHLKCTSCGSQSPQHSDVCPNTPGSRLTEEMSELHSEYSDSSCENGTYFCNECDSKFAEEEVLKRHMLQVHSDKPYKCDRCQAAFRYKGNLASHKTVHTGEKPYRCNICGAQFNRPANLKTHTRIHSGEKPYKCETCGARFVQVAHLRAHVLIHTGEKPYPCEICGTRFRHLQTLKSHLRIHTGEKPYHCEKCNLHFRHKSQLRLHLRQKHGAITNTKIQYRMSTTDLPTDLTKAC encoded by the exons ATGCAAGAAGTTTCTAGGAAAGCACTACCag ATCTTGACAAAATGTCCTGTGCAGCAGACAGCTGCATCCAGTTCACACGCCATGCAAGTGACGTCCTTCTCAACCTGAATCGGCTTCGCAGCAGAGATATTCTCACAGATGTCACCATTCTGGTCAACAGACAACAGTTTCGTGCCCACAAAACAGTCCTCATGGCATGCAG TGGGCTTTTCTACACAATCTTCACTGACTCGCTAAAATGCAACCTAAACGCTATCAGTCTGGACCCGAAAGTTGACCCAGAGGGCTTCGCAATCCTGCTGGAGTTTATGTACACTTCACGTCTCACGCTGAAGGAGAGCCTCATCATGGCCGTCATGAACACAGCCATTTATCTGCAGATGGACCACGTCGTTGATACCTGCCACAGATTCATTAAGTCCAG TGACTCCTCTATCAAACTGCCCAGAGAGGACTTCCTTGTCAGCCCTCTGCTTTTACCTCAAGACGTTCACAGTTACAGAACGCACGAGGTGGTAGAGAATTTACCGGGCAGAGCAGGTCCTTTCAGAGACGGGAGGCCCTATGGTCCTGGCATATTCAATGGAGTTAACACTCCTAGTAGCTCCTATCATCTTTATAGCCAGTTTCCCATGCAGAGTTTCCCCTTCCCTCTCTGTAAGCTGACGGATGCCAAAAATACTTTCCCTGATTTCTCCAAAGGAGGCCCCATTCAACACAAACACTGCTCTCCAGCTGACAGTAACAGTTCCTTGTTGGCTGACTATGCTCGCAGCACCACTAGTGGGTCCTCAAGCGTGTGTCATGTGGGTCCTTACTCTGCCCGGGAGCTGGGCAGAAATgaagagatgaagagagagagcctGGAAGGATTGGTGCAGTCCATTGGCATCAGCTCTAGAAAGCATGGAATGTCCAGCCTGGCCCAGGAGCAGCAAAGGGAGCTGAGTAAAGAGCAGGGCCCTCTGGCTGAAGAGGATCTGACCCACCAACACTACTCCATGGGCATGCCTCCCAGTGGCCGCAAGACGCTAATGAGCAGTCCCCAGAGCCCTCTGAAGTCTGACTGCCAGCCCAATTCTCCCACAGAGTCAAGCAGTAGCAAGAACGCTGCCCTCTCACAAGCCTCACAGCCTCCGACTCCACAAGGCACACAGGACCCCAAGGCTCGCAACTGGAAAAAGTACAAATTTATCGTGCTCAATCAGAGCACCAAGGAGGAAGACAGCGGTCCTCATGACTCTGAGATGCGCTCACCACAGCGTCTGGGACTGCCCACTTTCCATCCAACTTCTGAGACTGACCACCCAGATTCACAGTCCACCAACAACAAATTGAGTGACCACAGCGATGACTTCACGGTACCCCAAGCCAGCCGTCTCAACAACATCATTAACAG AACTCTGGAAGGATCACAGAGGAACGGTGACAGCCACTCTTCTCTTTATATGAGCCACTTAAAGTGCACCTCCTGCGGCTCACAGTCCCCACAGCACTCAGACGTCTGTCCCAACACTCCTGGCTCACGTCTTACGGAGGAAATGTCTGAGCTCCACTCAGAGTACTCTGACTCCAGCTGTG AAAACGGTACGTACTTCTGTAATGAATGCGACTCCAAATTTGCAGAAGAGGAGGTTTTGAAACGCCACATGCTTCAGGTCCACAGTGACAAGCCATACAAATGCGATCGGTGTCAAGCAGCATTCCGCTACAAAGGAAACCTTGCCAGCCATAAGACAGTACACAcag GAGAGAAGCCGTACCGGTGCAACATCTGCGGTGCACAGTTCAATAGGCCAGCTAACCTCAAGACCCACACGCGAATTCACTCTGGAGAAAAGCCATACAAGTGCGAGACGTGCGGAGCTCGATTTGTTCAG GTTGCTCACCTGCGCGCCCACGTTCTGATCCACACGGGAGAGAAGCCATATCCCTGTGAAATTTGTGGCACTCGTTTCCGACACCTGCAGACGCTAAAGAGTCACCTGCGCATACACACGGGAGAAAAGCCCTATCAT TGTGAGAAATGCAACTTGCACTTTCGCCACAAGAGTCAGCTGCGGCTGCACCTTCGGCAGAAACACGGCGCAATCACCAACACCAAGATTCAGTACCGCATGTCCACAACAGACCTGCCTACTGACCTGACCAAGGCTTGCTGA
- the bcl6aa gene encoding BCL6A transcription repressor a isoform X3, whose translation MSCAADSCIQFTRHASDVLLNLNRLRSRDILTDVTILVNRQQFRAHKTVLMACSGLFYTIFTDSLKCNLNAISLDPKVDPEGFAILLEFMYTSRLTLKESLIMAVMNTAIYLQMDHVVDTCHRFIKSSDSSIKLPREDFLVSPLLLPQDVHSYRTHEVVENLPGRAGPFRDGRPYGPGIFNGVNTPSSSYHLYSQFPMQSFPFPLCKLTDAKNTFPDFSKGGPIQHKHCSPADSNSSLLADYARSTTSGSSSVCHVGPYSARELGRNEEMKRESLEGLVQSIGISSRKHGMSSLAQEQQRELSKEQGPLAEEDLTHQHYSMGMPPSGRKTLMSSPQSPLKSDCQPNSPTESSSSKNAALSQASQPPTPQGTQDPKARNWKKYKFIVLNQSTKEEDSGPHDSEMRSPQRLGLPTFHPTSETDHPDSQSTNNKLSDHSDDFTVPQASRLNNIINRTLEGSQRNGDSHSSLYMSHLKCTSCGSQSPQHSDVCPNTPGSRLTEEMSELHSEYSDSSCENGTYFCNECDSKFAEEEVLKRHMLQVHSDKPYKCDRCQAAFRYKGNLASHKTVHTGEKPYRCNICGAQFNRPANLKTHTRIHSGEKPYKCETCGARFVQVAHLRAHVLIHTGEKPYPCEICGTRFRHLQTLKSHLRIHTGEKPYHCEKCNLHFRHKSQLRLHLRQKHGAITNTKIQYRMSTTDLPTDLTKAC comes from the exons ATGTCCTGTGCAGCAGACAGCTGCATCCAGTTCACACGCCATGCAAGTGACGTCCTTCTCAACCTGAATCGGCTTCGCAGCAGAGATATTCTCACAGATGTCACCATTCTGGTCAACAGACAACAGTTTCGTGCCCACAAAACAGTCCTCATGGCATGCAG TGGGCTTTTCTACACAATCTTCACTGACTCGCTAAAATGCAACCTAAACGCTATCAGTCTGGACCCGAAAGTTGACCCAGAGGGCTTCGCAATCCTGCTGGAGTTTATGTACACTTCACGTCTCACGCTGAAGGAGAGCCTCATCATGGCCGTCATGAACACAGCCATTTATCTGCAGATGGACCACGTCGTTGATACCTGCCACAGATTCATTAAGTCCAG TGACTCCTCTATCAAACTGCCCAGAGAGGACTTCCTTGTCAGCCCTCTGCTTTTACCTCAAGACGTTCACAGTTACAGAACGCACGAGGTGGTAGAGAATTTACCGGGCAGAGCAGGTCCTTTCAGAGACGGGAGGCCCTATGGTCCTGGCATATTCAATGGAGTTAACACTCCTAGTAGCTCCTATCATCTTTATAGCCAGTTTCCCATGCAGAGTTTCCCCTTCCCTCTCTGTAAGCTGACGGATGCCAAAAATACTTTCCCTGATTTCTCCAAAGGAGGCCCCATTCAACACAAACACTGCTCTCCAGCTGACAGTAACAGTTCCTTGTTGGCTGACTATGCTCGCAGCACCACTAGTGGGTCCTCAAGCGTGTGTCATGTGGGTCCTTACTCTGCCCGGGAGCTGGGCAGAAATgaagagatgaagagagagagcctGGAAGGATTGGTGCAGTCCATTGGCATCAGCTCTAGAAAGCATGGAATGTCCAGCCTGGCCCAGGAGCAGCAAAGGGAGCTGAGTAAAGAGCAGGGCCCTCTGGCTGAAGAGGATCTGACCCACCAACACTACTCCATGGGCATGCCTCCCAGTGGCCGCAAGACGCTAATGAGCAGTCCCCAGAGCCCTCTGAAGTCTGACTGCCAGCCCAATTCTCCCACAGAGTCAAGCAGTAGCAAGAACGCTGCCCTCTCACAAGCCTCACAGCCTCCGACTCCACAAGGCACACAGGACCCCAAGGCTCGCAACTGGAAAAAGTACAAATTTATCGTGCTCAATCAGAGCACCAAGGAGGAAGACAGCGGTCCTCATGACTCTGAGATGCGCTCACCACAGCGTCTGGGACTGCCCACTTTCCATCCAACTTCTGAGACTGACCACCCAGATTCACAGTCCACCAACAACAAATTGAGTGACCACAGCGATGACTTCACGGTACCCCAAGCCAGCCGTCTCAACAACATCATTAACAG AACTCTGGAAGGATCACAGAGGAACGGTGACAGCCACTCTTCTCTTTATATGAGCCACTTAAAGTGCACCTCCTGCGGCTCACAGTCCCCACAGCACTCAGACGTCTGTCCCAACACTCCTGGCTCACGTCTTACGGAGGAAATGTCTGAGCTCCACTCAGAGTACTCTGACTCCAGCTGTG AAAACGGTACGTACTTCTGTAATGAATGCGACTCCAAATTTGCAGAAGAGGAGGTTTTGAAACGCCACATGCTTCAGGTCCACAGTGACAAGCCATACAAATGCGATCGGTGTCAAGCAGCATTCCGCTACAAAGGAAACCTTGCCAGCCATAAGACAGTACACAcag GAGAGAAGCCGTACCGGTGCAACATCTGCGGTGCACAGTTCAATAGGCCAGCTAACCTCAAGACCCACACGCGAATTCACTCTGGAGAAAAGCCATACAAGTGCGAGACGTGCGGAGCTCGATTTGTTCAG GTTGCTCACCTGCGCGCCCACGTTCTGATCCACACGGGAGAGAAGCCATATCCCTGTGAAATTTGTGGCACTCGTTTCCGACACCTGCAGACGCTAAAGAGTCACCTGCGCATACACACGGGAGAAAAGCCCTATCAT TGTGAGAAATGCAACTTGCACTTTCGCCACAAGAGTCAGCTGCGGCTGCACCTTCGGCAGAAACACGGCGCAATCACCAACACCAAGATTCAGTACCGCATGTCCACAACAGACCTGCCTACTGACCTGACCAAGGCTTGCTGA